One window of bacterium genomic DNA carries:
- a CDS encoding transcriptional repressor has product MPEIPGIFNPPDHDHAGCVREALRAAETLCAGRGARLTGLRRRVLELVWENHRPVGAYALLEALSKEQKAAPPTVYRALDFLQEQGLVHRIALLNAYVGCIRPHKEHTGQFLICGSCRQSAEVSDERVDRAIRETAFGAGFEIRQQSVEMIGICTKCSTAGEATKS; this is encoded by the coding sequence ATGCCGGAGATACCCGGAATTTTCAATCCGCCCGACCACGACCACGCCGGCTGCGTGAGGGAGGCGCTTCGCGCCGCGGAAACCCTTTGCGCCGGCCGTGGCGCCCGCCTGACCGGCCTTCGCCGCAGGGTGCTAGAACTGGTCTGGGAAAACCACCGGCCCGTGGGCGCTTACGCCCTGCTGGAGGCTCTCTCGAAGGAGCAGAAGGCCGCGCCGCCGACCGTCTACCGGGCGCTGGATTTTCTGCAGGAGCAGGGTCTGGTTCACCGGATAGCGCTTCTCAACGCCTACGTCGGCTGCATAAGGCCCCACAAGGAGCACACAGGGCAGTTCCTGATCTGCGGCAGTTGCCGCCAGTCCGCCGAGGTCTCGGACGAGCGGGTTGACAGGGCGATCCGGGAGACGGCTTTCGGGGCCGGGTTTGAAATCAGGCAACAATCGGTCGAGATGATCGGCATATGCACGAAGTGCAGCACAGCCGGGGAAGCAACCAAGAGTTAG
- a CDS encoding ribosome maturation factor RimP has translation MDIRRAQRNSEAILRPVIEGMGYELVDVKILSEAGRLVLRVMVEREGGITLDECARISRELAPHLDVGDPIASRYSLEVSSPGIRRPLKRPEDFTRFAGIVTSVKLSEPLGGRKRFTGTGRGLDAEGNLVLEMTDTGERVTIPLSSIDEAKLDPEIKFSDAPKGASAKARKK, from the coding sequence ATGGATATCAGAAGAGCGCAGAGAAACAGCGAAGCCATCCTCCGGCCGGTTATCGAGGGAATGGGCTACGAACTGGTAGACGTAAAAATCCTCTCGGAAGCGGGAAGGCTCGTGCTCAGAGTCATGGTCGAGCGCGAGGGGGGAATCACGCTGGACGAATGCGCCCGTATAAGCCGGGAGCTTGCGCCCCATCTCGACGTAGGCGACCCGATAGCCTCTCGCTATTCTCTGGAGGTCTCTTCCCCCGGAATCCGGCGGCCGCTGAAGCGCCCCGAGGATTTCACCCGCTTCGCCGGCATAGTCACCTCGGTAAAGCTCTCCGAACCGCTGGGCGGGAGAAAGCGGTTCACGGGAACAGGCCGCGGCCTCGACGCCGAGGGGAATCTGGTGCTTGAAATGACGGATACCGGCGAGCGGGTCACGATACCCCTCTCTTCCATAGACGAAGCGAAGCTCGACCCAGAAATAAAATTTTCCGATGCCCCCAAAGGCGCATCCGCCAAGGCGAGAAAAAAATGA
- the nusA gene encoding transcription termination/antitermination protein NusA, which yields MKDISRVIDQVVREKGIDREILIDALEQALVTAARRKLGNRTLEAHFDEATGKINIYEYMTVVEEVEDSYTQIGFEEAREKYDPDCEIGDELGIPVDSSDWSRITAQVAKQVIIQKVREAERDIIYTEFIDRRGEVINGIVQRIEKGDIIVNLGRTDAVLPYTEQIRSESYRQGDRIRALLLKVQKESRGPQLILSRTHPEFVKKLFETEVPEIREGVVEIKGCAREPGERAKIAVMSHDSDVDPQGACIGMRGSRVRGVMQELKGERIDVVVWDENPAQYASNALSPAQISRAVIDDEQHAMTIIVPEDQLSLAIGRRGQNVKLAAKLMGWKLDIISEDESKKREGEKRKLMQLPGIDPFKVPALARIDVHTLSGFAAASTDLLAELLGLPKEKVAELQKNAKNLYESELIAATGGEPSEENPAAGTEPASGEENPAE from the coding sequence ATGAAAGATATAAGCCGCGTAATTGATCAGGTTGTCCGCGAAAAGGGAATCGACCGGGAAATACTCATCGACGCCCTCGAACAGGCTCTCGTGACGGCCGCCAGAAGGAAACTCGGCAACCGCACCCTCGAAGCCCATTTCGACGAGGCGACGGGCAAGATAAACATCTACGAATACATGACCGTGGTCGAAGAGGTCGAGGACTCCTACACCCAGATAGGGTTCGAGGAAGCCCGCGAAAAGTACGACCCCGACTGCGAGATAGGCGACGAGCTGGGAATCCCGGTGGATTCCAGCGACTGGTCCAGAATAACCGCGCAGGTGGCCAAGCAGGTCATCATCCAGAAGGTGCGCGAGGCCGAGCGCGACATTATCTACACCGAGTTCATCGACCGCAGGGGCGAGGTGATAAATGGCATAGTCCAGCGTATCGAGAAGGGCGACATCATCGTCAACCTCGGCAGGACCGACGCCGTCCTCCCCTACACCGAGCAGATACGCAGCGAGAGCTACCGCCAGGGCGACCGCATCCGCGCGCTTCTCCTCAAGGTTCAGAAAGAGTCGAGGGGGCCGCAGCTCATTCTCTCCCGCACCCACCCCGAGTTCGTCAAGAAGCTCTTCGAGACGGAGGTGCCGGAGATACGCGAAGGCGTGGTTGAGATAAAGGGCTGCGCCAGAGAGCCCGGCGAGCGGGCGAAGATAGCCGTTATGAGCCACGACAGCGACGTGGACCCGCAGGGAGCGTGCATCGGCATGCGCGGCTCGCGTGTGCGCGGCGTCATGCAGGAGCTCAAGGGCGAGCGCATCGACGTGGTTGTGTGGGACGAAAATCCCGCCCAGTACGCCTCCAACGCGCTCAGCCCCGCCCAGATATCCCGCGCCGTCATCGACGACGAGCAGCACGCAATGACCATAATCGTTCCCGAGGACCAGCTCAGCCTGGCCATAGGGCGCAGGGGGCAGAACGTCAAGCTCGCCGCCAAGCTCATGGGCTGGAAGCTGGACATAATCAGCGAGGACGAGTCCAAGAAGCGCGAGGGCGAAAAGCGCAAACTCATGCAGCTTCCCGGCATCGACCCCTTCAAGGTCCCGGCCCTTGCGCGGATTGACGTCCACACCCTCTCCGGCTTCGCCGCGGCTTCGACCGATCTTCTGGCCGAACTGCTCGGCCTGCCGAAGGAAAAGGTGGCGGAGCTTCAGAAGAACGCAAAGAATCTCTACGAATCCGAGCTTATCGCCGCTACCGGCGGCGAGCCCAGCGAAGAAAATCCGGCTGCCGGGACCGAGCCGGCTTCCGGCGAGGAAAACCCCGCGGAGTAA
- a CDS encoding translation initiation factor IF-2 has translation MAKVRVIEAAKQHDMDAGELLDALVKLGVKGVRSHLSPVEEEDVDKAIESLGKTKPRKKVEDAGQGAPVVMVRRRKRETAAEHGEEHPHEEGVEAKDAGRAPEPVREPETPEAHEPPAPAAEAAEHATPVEAPAEEVAPAAPVAGQARAAAEEKPHRKEAREAKKAPEKAAEVPAGKPEESEKEFGLKVVRFIRPEERVETPPAFVPPQGAYPMSKQERETRKAERKVGKKKRVRKDERVEQRRVSQKTQITVPKAIKRRIKISDVITVAELAKRMGLKATEAIKSLMKLGILATINQPLDVDTATLVADEFGYEIENIAMAEEQILQRSEDRPEDLRHRPPVITVMGHVDHGKTSLLDAIRKTRVAAGESGGITQHIGAYRVETSRGTLVFLDTPGHEAFTEMRARGAKVTDIVVLVVAANDGVMPQTAEAINHATAAKVPIIVAINKMDLPDANPDKVKRELADKGLVPEEWGGDVICVPVSAKKGDGIDTLLEMIAIQAEVMELTANPDKPASGVVVEARLDRGRGPVATVLVHEGSLNLGDIVLSGHSYGRVRTLTNDQGKREKKIPPGLPVEITGLSGVPEAGDAFIVVETERMAKEISSKRLEKSRELEMAQHRRVSLEDLHLKIAEGEIKTLNVIVKADVQGSVEAVAQSLEKLSNENVKVLVILKGVGGILESDVNLAIASEAIIVGFHVRAESKARTLAEQSGVDIRIYDVIYDATDDVKLAMTGLLAPRLQEKPLGKAEVREIFRVPKIGVVAGCIVKEGTVTRSSKLRLVRDNVVLYEGTLSSLKRFKDDVREVKEGLECGLSIQGFQDMKVGDVLEFYEIEEIAQTM, from the coding sequence ATGGCGAAGGTTCGAGTAATTGAAGCGGCTAAACAGCATGACATGGACGCGGGCGAGCTTCTTGACGCGCTGGTAAAACTTGGCGTTAAGGGTGTTCGCAGCCACCTGTCCCCCGTCGAAGAAGAAGACGTTGACAAGGCTATCGAATCTCTGGGCAAGACAAAGCCCAGGAAGAAGGTGGAAGACGCGGGTCAGGGCGCTCCGGTTGTGATGGTCAGGCGCAGAAAACGCGAGACAGCCGCGGAACACGGTGAAGAGCATCCCCACGAGGAAGGTGTCGAGGCGAAAGACGCCGGGCGCGCCCCGGAACCCGTCCGCGAGCCCGAGACTCCGGAGGCCCATGAACCCCCGGCGCCCGCAGCGGAGGCAGCGGAGCACGCCACCCCCGTGGAAGCGCCCGCCGAGGAAGTTGCTCCGGCCGCGCCCGTTGCCGGGCAGGCCCGCGCCGCCGCCGAAGAAAAGCCGCACCGGAAAGAAGCCAGAGAGGCGAAGAAAGCCCCCGAGAAGGCCGCGGAGGTTCCCGCCGGGAAGCCCGAGGAATCGGAGAAGGAATTCGGCCTCAAGGTCGTCCGTTTCATCCGCCCCGAGGAGAGAGTCGAAACTCCCCCCGCCTTCGTGCCGCCCCAGGGCGCCTACCCGATGTCCAAGCAGGAGCGCGAGACCCGCAAGGCCGAGCGCAAGGTAGGAAAGAAGAAGCGGGTGAGGAAGGACGAGCGCGTCGAGCAGAGGCGCGTCTCCCAGAAAACCCAGATAACGGTCCCCAAGGCGATAAAGCGCCGCATCAAGATAAGCGACGTCATCACAGTCGCCGAACTTGCCAAGAGGATGGGACTGAAGGCCACCGAGGCGATCAAGTCCCTTATGAAGCTCGGCATACTGGCCACGATAAACCAGCCCCTCGATGTGGACACCGCGACCCTCGTGGCCGACGAATTCGGCTACGAGATAGAGAACATCGCGATGGCCGAGGAGCAGATCCTCCAGCGTAGCGAAGACCGTCCCGAGGACCTTCGCCACCGTCCGCCGGTAATCACCGTCATGGGCCACGTCGACCACGGCAAAACCTCCCTCCTCGACGCCATAAGAAAGACAAGGGTAGCCGCGGGCGAGTCCGGCGGCATAACCCAGCACATAGGCGCTTACAGGGTCGAGACTTCGAGAGGAACGCTCGTCTTCCTCGACACGCCCGGCCACGAAGCCTTCACGGAAATGCGCGCCAGAGGCGCGAAGGTGACCGACATAGTGGTGCTGGTCGTCGCCGCGAACGACGGCGTCATGCCGCAGACGGCGGAGGCGATAAACCACGCCACCGCCGCCAAGGTGCCGATAATCGTCGCCATCAACAAGATGGACCTCCCCGACGCCAACCCCGACAAGGTAAAGCGCGAGCTCGCCGACAAGGGGCTTGTGCCGGAGGAATGGGGCGGCGACGTTATATGCGTCCCGGTATCCGCCAAGAAGGGCGACGGCATCGACACCCTGCTCGAAATGATAGCCATTCAGGCCGAGGTTATGGAACTTACGGCCAACCCCGACAAACCCGCCTCCGGCGTGGTCGTCGAGGCGCGCCTTGATAGAGGGCGCGGCCCTGTGGCCACCGTCCTCGTCCACGAGGGCTCCCTCAACCTCGGCGACATAGTCCTCTCCGGCCACTCTTACGGCAGGGTGCGCACGCTTACCAACGACCAGGGCAAACGCGAGAAGAAGATACCGCCGGGGCTCCCGGTGGAGATAACCGGCCTCAGCGGCGTTCCCGAGGCGGGCGACGCTTTCATAGTCGTGGAAACCGAGCGCATGGCCAAGGAGATATCCTCCAAGCGCCTCGAAAAGAGCCGCGAACTCGAAATGGCCCAGCACCGCAGGGTCTCGCTTGAGGATCTCCACCTGAAGATCGCCGAGGGCGAGATAAAGACCCTCAACGTCATCGTCAAGGCAGACGTGCAGGGCTCGGTAGAAGCGGTCGCGCAGTCCCTCGAAAAGCTCTCCAACGAAAACGTCAAGGTGCTGGTCATCCTCAAGGGCGTCGGCGGAATACTGGAATCGGACGTCAACCTCGCCATAGCCTCCGAGGCGATAATCGTTGGCTTCCACGTCCGCGCCGAATCCAAGGCCCGCACGCTGGCCGAACAGAGCGGCGTTGACATACGCATCTACGACGTAATCTACGACGCCACCGACGACGTGAAGCTGGCCATGACCGGCCTCCTCGCCCCGCGTCTCCAGGAAAAGCCCCTCGGGAAGGCGGAGGTCCGCGAGATCTTCCGGGTTCCCAAGATCGGCGTGGTCGCGGGCTGCATAGTCAAGGAAGGCACCGTCACCAGAAGCTCCAAACTGCGCCTCGTCCGCGACAACGTGGTCCTCTACGAGGGCACCCTTTCGAGCCTGAAGCGCTTCAAGGACGACGTGCGCGAAGTCAAGGAAGGCCTCGAATGCGGCCTTTCCATCCAGGGCTTTCAGGACATGAAGGTTGGCGACGTGCTCGAATTCTACGAGATCGAGGAGATCGCCCAGACGATGTAG
- a CDS encoding DUF503 domain-containing protein, which produces MVIGTLKIELILHGVDSLKEKRSIVKRTLSRVRSQFEVSAAEVENMDIHRSAVIGVALVTNDRRFANSMLDKIIEYVIELGLAEVGQTKIEIINL; this is translated from the coding sequence TTGGTCATAGGAACTTTAAAGATCGAGCTTATTTTGCACGGCGTTGACTCCCTCAAGGAGAAACGCAGTATCGTCAAAAGAACCCTCTCGCGGGTGCGAAGCCAGTTCGAGGTGAGCGCGGCGGAGGTGGAGAACATGGATATCCACCGCTCCGCGGTCATCGGCGTGGCCCTGGTCACCAACGACAGAAGATTCGCCAACTCGATGCTGGACAAGATAATCGAATACGTAATAGAGCTTGGACTGGCGGAGGTGGGCCAGACGAAGATCGAAATCATAAACCTGTAA
- the rbfA gene encoding 30S ribosome-binding factor RbfA: protein MPSVRTRRVADLLKKEVASLLQKEVKDPRVGFITITDAEVSPDLKVAKVFYTVFGDAKVREDTARGLESARPFIRREVGKVLQTKSTPELRFIYDESVERGLKLEDLIAKAAHESHGK from the coding sequence TTGCCCTCAGTAAGAACCAGACGGGTCGCCGACCTTCTCAAGAAGGAAGTAGCCTCCCTCCTACAGAAAGAAGTCAAAGATCCGCGCGTCGGCTTCATCACGATAACCGACGCGGAGGTCTCCCCCGATTTGAAGGTGGCCAAGGTTTTCTACACGGTCTTTGGCGACGCGAAAGTGCGCGAGGATACGGCCAGGGGCCTCGAAAGCGCCCGCCCTTTCATCCGCCGGGAGGTGGGTAAGGTTCTCCAGACGAAATCCACCCCCGAGCTTCGCTTCATCTACGACGAGTCCGTAGAACGCGGGCTCAAGCTTGAAGACCTTATCGCCAAGGCGGCCCATGAGAGCCACGGAAAATAG
- a CDS encoding bifunctional oligoribonuclease/PAP phosphatase NrnA, which translates to MRATENSSPVAKTLRSSQEILLLTHQSPDGDALGGMLGLGLPLIEAGKKVAMVIEGPLPAHMAWLPGSSLFETKIPERNFDAVVMLDCGDKKRTGFDLSPFEKIPLVNIDHHASNDNFGTVNYVHPEASSTGELVLRILDELGITPDADAATALYVAVLTDTGGFHYSNSTPEAFETSARLVRLGANPAQIAGNLYERESAKRTLLMGLVLSTLSLYSGGKVARIHVTGEMLAKTGASLEDTDNFVNCPRAIEGVEVAVFMKEKPGNVWRITLRSKGGADVSKVASAFGGGGHKKASGATIDGDFEGAFGKLLGEIEKVLAGPEPL; encoded by the coding sequence ATGAGAGCCACGGAAAATAGTTCGCCGGTCGCAAAAACCCTTCGCTCCTCGCAGGAAATACTTCTACTGACCCACCAGAGCCCCGACGGCGACGCCCTCGGCGGTATGCTGGGCCTCGGCCTTCCCCTGATTGAAGCCGGGAAAAAGGTGGCGATGGTCATAGAGGGCCCCTTGCCCGCGCACATGGCCTGGCTGCCCGGAAGCTCCCTTTTCGAGACGAAGATTCCCGAAAGAAACTTCGACGCCGTCGTAATGCTCGATTGCGGGGATAAAAAACGCACCGGCTTCGACCTTTCGCCCTTTGAAAAGATTCCGCTGGTGAATATCGACCACCACGCCTCGAACGACAATTTCGGAACCGTCAATTACGTCCATCCCGAGGCCTCCTCTACCGGGGAGCTGGTGCTGCGGATACTGGACGAGCTGGGGATAACCCCTGACGCGGACGCCGCGACGGCCCTTTACGTCGCCGTCCTCACCGACACGGGCGGCTTCCACTACTCAAACTCCACACCGGAAGCCTTCGAGACCTCTGCCCGCCTCGTGCGGCTAGGTGCTAACCCGGCGCAGATCGCGGGAAACCTCTACGAGAGGGAATCGGCGAAAAGAACCCTGCTGATGGGTCTCGTGCTCTCCACCCTCTCCCTCTACAGCGGGGGCAAGGTCGCCCGGATACATGTGACCGGAGAGATGCTCGCGAAAACGGGGGCCTCCCTTGAGGACACCGACAACTTCGTGAACTGCCCCCGCGCCATCGAAGGCGTCGAGGTCGCGGTCTTCATGAAGGAAAAGCCCGGAAACGTCTGGCGGATTACCCTCCGCTCGAAGGGCGGGGCCGACGTCTCGAAGGTCGCCTCGGCATTCGGAGGCGGCGGCCACAAAAAGGCCTCCGGAGCCACCATCGACGGGGATTTCGAGGGCGCGTTCGGGAAGCTCCTCGGCGAGATAGAAAAGGTCCTCGCGGGGCCGGAGCCACTGTAG
- the truB gene encoding tRNA pseudouridine(55) synthase TruB, which yields MEKTPDGLLLLDKPVGLTSHTAVRKAARLLGADKAGHAGTLDPMASGLLLVGIGKATRLLEYLVGCSKTYRAVIRLGMTTDTLDQEGTVLSEKEVPDFPLEEVEKALALFRGKISQIPPVYSAIKSEGVPLYRRARRGEEVTPPAREVEISRLDLMEWKNPFLKIEVECSSGTYIRSLARDIGEALDTGGVLWELRRLRCGPFSVEDAFTFDDLAERYEESSGVILEPSKMVFGLPKVAVSEGDLPALGKGQSIAAREAPPSSPVALMGPDGRLVAIAAFEGQTLSPHKVFL from the coding sequence ATGGAGAAAACCCCTGACGGCCTCCTTTTGCTGGACAAGCCCGTCGGCCTGACCTCTCACACCGCCGTGCGGAAGGCGGCGAGGCTTCTCGGCGCGGACAAGGCCGGTCACGCCGGAACCCTCGATCCTATGGCCTCGGGACTCCTCCTCGTCGGAATAGGCAAGGCGACGCGGCTGCTGGAATATCTCGTCGGGTGTTCCAAGACTTACCGCGCCGTGATCCGCCTCGGCATGACGACCGACACCCTCGACCAGGAGGGAACCGTCCTCTCGGAAAAAGAGGTCCCGGACTTCCCCCTCGAAGAGGTGGAAAAGGCGCTGGCCCTCTTCCGTGGGAAAATCAGCCAGATACCGCCAGTCTACAGCGCCATTAAGTCGGAAGGAGTGCCCCTCTACCGCAGGGCGCGAAGGGGCGAGGAGGTCACGCCGCCCGCGAGGGAGGTCGAGATATCCCGCCTCGACCTCATGGAATGGAAAAATCCCTTCCTGAAGATCGAAGTGGAATGCTCCAGCGGAACCTACATCCGCTCGCTCGCGAGGGATATAGGCGAAGCGCTTGACACCGGCGGCGTACTCTGGGAACTGCGCAGGCTTCGCTGCGGCCCCTTCAGCGTCGAAGACGCTTTCACCTTCGACGATCTGGCCGAGCGCTACGAGGAGTCGTCCGGCGTTATTCTGGAGCCCTCGAAGATGGTTTTCGGCCTGCCGAAGGTCGCGGTTTCCGAAGGGGACCTTCCGGCGCTGGGGAAAGGGCAGTCGATAGCGGCAAGGGAAGCTCCCCCTTCCTCCCCCGTCGCCCTCATGGGGCCGGACGGCAGGCTGGTCGCCATAGCCGCCTTCGAGGGACAAACCCTGAGCCCCCACAAAGTTTTCCTGTGA
- a CDS encoding 30S ribosomal protein S15 produces MVFTPESKQQIILSYKLHDNDTGSPEVQIALLTERINYLTEHFKSHIKDHSSRRGLLKLVGQRRRLLDYLKRSEIERYRTIIERLGIRK; encoded by the coding sequence ATGGTTTTCACCCCCGAGAGCAAGCAGCAGATTATCTTGAGTTACAAGCTGCACGACAACGACACGGGTTCTCCCGAGGTTCAGATCGCACTTCTGACCGAGCGCATCAACTACCTCACAGAGCACTTCAAATCCCACATCAAGGATCACTCCTCGAGACGCGGGCTTTTGAAGCTCGTCGGCCAGCGCCGCCGCCTGCTCGACTACCTCAAGCGCAGCGAAATCGAACGCTACAGAACCATCATCGAACGCCTCGGCATCCGCAAGTAA
- the pnp gene encoding polyribonucleotide nucleotidyltransferase: MKTVKIEVGGKEIVLETGRLARQAHGSVLVTSGGTVVLATAVAETTPKLGLDFFPLTVMYQSKGYSAGKIPGGFFKREGRPPDADTLISRLIDRPIRPLFPKTFPFETQVVLTVLSHDKETTPDVLGMIGASAALTISDIPFAGPIAAVRVGLIDGQLVANPTMAALETSKLDLMVAGSADAVMMVESGASELSEEEMLAAIEFGHAEIKRIVEIQLKLREIAGKPKREVPQKELDPSIFSRVEAYFLENCKDAYHVRTKKERSNAVKAAKVQLLATLTEEEAARSGEFSEAFEKAAKKYVRGLILDKGERIDGRSLTDIRQIVPEVSVLPRTHGSAVFTRGETQALVITTLGTSADEQLIDVPEGSYYKKFLLHYNFPPFSVGEARPMRSPGRREIGHGALAERALRAVLPTHEEFPYTIRLVSEILESNGSSSMASICGGSLALMDAGIPIKSAVAGIAMGLITDGSRYAVLSDILGDEDHLGDMDFKVAGTKNGITALQMDIKVQGLTVEIMKKALDQAKQGRMHILGRMEEAIKAPRGDLSPFAPRIVVIQVNTERIKDVIGPGGKNIRKIIELTQTTIDINDDGSIHIGSPDSERTEMAIKMIRQLTAEAEIGKIYQGTVRKIMDFGAFVEIFPGTDGLVHISEISSTRVDRTDIAKYLPEGSVTPVKVLAIDQTGRIKLSRKAALEETGEKDPIAEGKAQA, translated from the coding sequence ATAAAAACCGTAAAAATTGAAGTCGGCGGCAAGGAGATAGTCCTCGAAACAGGACGCCTTGCCCGTCAGGCCCACGGCTCGGTCCTCGTGACCTCGGGCGGCACCGTAGTGCTGGCCACCGCCGTCGCCGAAACAACTCCCAAGCTGGGGCTGGATTTTTTTCCCCTCACCGTCATGTACCAGTCCAAAGGCTACTCCGCCGGCAAGATTCCCGGCGGCTTCTTCAAGCGCGAGGGCCGTCCGCCGGACGCCGACACACTCATCTCGCGCCTCATCGACCGTCCCATAAGGCCCCTCTTCCCCAAGACCTTTCCTTTTGAAACGCAGGTAGTCCTCACGGTCCTTTCCCACGACAAAGAGACCACCCCCGACGTTCTGGGAATGATCGGCGCGAGCGCGGCCCTCACCATCTCCGACATCCCCTTCGCGGGCCCCATAGCGGCGGTGCGCGTCGGCCTCATCGACGGCCAGCTCGTCGCAAACCCGACTATGGCCGCGCTGGAAACCTCCAAGCTCGACCTGATGGTCGCCGGCAGCGCCGACGCCGTCATGATGGTCGAAAGCGGCGCGAGCGAGCTTTCCGAAGAGGAGATGCTGGCGGCGATAGAGTTCGGCCACGCCGAAATCAAGCGCATCGTCGAAATCCAGCTGAAGCTTCGCGAGATAGCCGGGAAGCCCAAGCGCGAGGTTCCCCAGAAAGAACTCGACCCCTCGATCTTCTCCCGCGTCGAGGCTTACTTCCTTGAGAACTGTAAGGACGCCTACCACGTCCGCACGAAAAAGGAGCGCTCCAACGCCGTCAAGGCCGCCAAGGTCCAGCTCCTCGCCACCCTCACCGAAGAGGAAGCCGCGAGAAGCGGTGAATTCAGCGAAGCCTTCGAGAAAGCCGCCAAAAAATACGTGCGCGGCCTCATCCTCGACAAGGGCGAGCGCATAGACGGCCGCTCCCTCACCGATATCCGCCAGATAGTCCCCGAAGTCTCCGTCCTTCCCCGCACCCACGGCTCCGCCGTCTTCACGCGCGGCGAGACTCAGGCTCTGGTGATAACCACCCTCGGCACCTCCGCCGACGAGCAGCTTATCGACGTTCCCGAGGGCAGCTACTACAAGAAGTTTCTCCTCCACTACAACTTCCCGCCCTTCTCCGTGGGCGAAGCCCGCCCGATGAGAAGCCCCGGACGCAGGGAGATAGGCCACGGAGCGCTCGCCGAGCGCGCCCTCCGCGCCGTCCTTCCCACGCACGAGGAGTTTCCCTACACCATTCGCCTCGTCTCCGAGATACTGGAGTCCAACGGCTCCTCCTCGATGGCCTCGATCTGCGGCGGCTCCCTCGCCCTCATGGACGCGGGAATCCCGATCAAGTCCGCTGTCGCAGGCATAGCGATGGGCCTTATCACCGACGGCTCGCGCTACGCGGTCCTCTCCGACATCCTCGGCGACGAAGACCACCTCGGCGACATGGATTTCAAGGTCGCGGGAACCAAAAACGGCATCACCGCCCTCCAGATGGACATCAAGGTCCAGGGCCTCACCGTCGAGATCATGAAAAAGGCTCTCGATCAGGCCAAGCAGGGCAGAATGCACATCCTCGGCAGGATGGAAGAGGCGATAAAGGCCCCGAGAGGCGATCTTTCGCCCTTCGCGCCGCGCATCGTCGTCATCCAGGTCAACACCGAGAGGATCAAGGATGTCATCGGCCCCGGCGGCAAGAACATCCGCAAGATAATCGAGCTGACCCAGACTACGATCGACATCAACGACGACGGCTCGATACACATCGGTAGCCCCGACAGCGAACGCACCGAGATGGCGATAAAGATGATCCGCCAGCTTACCGCGGAAGCCGAGATAGGGAAGATCTATCAGGGCACGGTCAGGAAGATAATGGACTTCGGCGCCTTCGTCGAAATCTTCCCCGGCACCGACGGCCTCGTCCACATCAGCGAGATATCCAGCACCCGCGTGGACAGAACCGACATCGCCAAGTACCTGCCCGAGGGCTCCGTCACCCCGGTCAAGGTTCTCGCGATCGACCAGACCGGCAGGATAAAGCTCTCCCGCAAGGCGGCGCTGGAAGAAACCGGCGAAAAGGACCCAATCGCCGAAGGCAAGGCTCAAGCCTAA
- a CDS encoding dUTP diphosphatase, which produces MPTTILVKRLPSAEDLPLPSYQTAHSAGMDLIASEDLWVEPGERQSVGTGLCFALPYGYELQVRPRSGLAIKHGITLLNTPGTIDADYRGEVRILVINHGNESFRICRGDRIAQAILAPVHRGVLTEVGELPQTERGAGGFGSTGK; this is translated from the coding sequence ATGCCGACGACGATTCTCGTTAAAAGACTGCCCTCCGCCGAGGACCTTCCCCTGCCCTCCTACCAGACCGCGCACAGCGCGGGGATGGACCTTATCGCCTCAGAGGACCTCTGGGTCGAGCCGGGAGAGCGCCAGAGCGTGGGGACGGGGCTTTGCTTCGCGCTGCCCTACGGGTACGAGCTGCAAGTGCGCCCACGTAGCGGCCTTGCGATAAAGCACGGCATAACCCTGCTCAACACCCCCGGCACCATCGACGCCGATTATCGCGGTGAGGTGCGGATTCTGGTCATAAACCACGGCAACGAATCCTTTCGCATCTGCCGGGGCGACCGGATAGCGCAGGCGATACTCGCCCCCGTCCATCGCGGAGTTCTCACCGAGGTCGGCGAGTTGCCGCAGACGGAGCGGGGAGCGGGCGGGTTTGGGTCAACTGGGAAATAA